The genomic stretch CCAATTCCTCGGGCGTCATCGGCGCGTCAGTGTCGCGCAATTGCACGTCGAATAATTCCTTGAGCCGGGTTTCCACCTGTTCAGGCAATTGTCGCGTCACGACAACAGTAAGATGCTTTCCTGGCATGGCTCGTCCCTCTTGGCTTTTCAAATCCGGTCCTGCATGGCAGGTTGCGCGAAAGGGACGCGCAGCACAAGAACAGCGCGCCCGAAACGGGCATAAAAGGCAGAAAATGAACAGTTTCGTCCGGTGGTCCCGCAGATTGCGCCTGGCGCTTTGTGCCGCCTTGCTGGCCGGTGCCGCCGCCGTGGCACAAGAGGCCAGCGACGGCCCCGCAATCGGGCCGGAAACCAACCTGCCGGTGCCACGCTTCGTGTCGCTGAACGCGGGCGAGGCGAATGTCCGCCGTGGCCCGTCGCTGTCGCACCGGATCGACTGGGTGTTCAAACGGCGCAACATGCCGCTGCAACTGGTCGCGGAATATGGCCAATGGCGGCGCGTCATCGACCGCGACGGCCAAGGCGGGTGGATTCATTATACGCTGCTGTCGGGCGCCCGCACCGTGCTGGTCAATGAGGCACGCACCGCGCTGCGCGCGCGCCCCGAACCTGGCGCGACCGAGACCGCGATCCTCGAACAGGGGGTGATCGCGCGGCTGGGTCAATGCGCACCCGATTGGTGCCAACTGAACGCGGGCGGCTATCGGGGATGGGTACCCAAATCCGATATCTGGGGCGTCACGCTGGAAGAATTGCGTGACTAGCTGCGGCGGATTGCCTAATCAGCGCGGATGAGCCTGCAACACGACACCCGCATGAACCTGTCCGCCGGGCTGTTATCCGTGACCGTCGCCGCCGTGCTGGTCGCGGCCAAGCTGTGGGCGCTGGCGGAAACCGGATCGCTGGCAGTGGCGGCGACGCTGGCGGATAGCGCGCTTGACCTGATGATGTCGCTGGGCGGTCTGGCCGCCATCGCCTATGCTGCCAAACCTGCCGATGACGACCATAATTTCGGCCATAGTTCGGCCGAGGATCTGGCGGCGCTGGGCCAATCCTTGTTCATCCTTGTCTCGGCGGCGGTGATCGCGGTGGCGGCAGTGCTGCGCTTGCTGGATGATACCACCGCCATGCCCCGGGCCGAAGGTTTCGGCATCGGAATCATGGTGTTTTCGATCATCGTCACGCTGGGGCTGGTCAGCTGGCAGCGCCATGTCGCGCGCCGCACCGGCAACAAGGTCGTGCTGGCCGACAGCCTGCATTACATGGGCGATCTGATCCCCAATATCGGGGCGATTGTCGCGCTTTGGGCGGCGGCCCGGTTTGGCCTGTTCCAGATCGACAGTGTCGTGGCTTTGGGGGCTGCGGCCTTTCTGGCGGTGGGGGCGCTGCGCATCGGCAAGGGGGCTTGGGATGCGCTGATGGACCGGCAGGCCGACCCTGCGATGATCGCGGGCATCCGGCAGATCGTGGACAGCTGCGACGGCGTGCGCGGTTATCACGACCTGAAAACGCGCGTCGCGGGCAGCCGGGTTTTCGTGAACCTGCATATCGAATTGGACGGGGCGCAATCGCTGGACGCCGCCCATGCGATCGGTGCGGCCCTGCGCCGCGACATTATCGCCGCCTATCCGCGCGCCGATGTGCTGATCCACAAGGACCCAGTCGGCGTGAAACGCCACCCTGACGATCCTCGCCGCTAAGGTCGCAGGGGGCGCTGCCCCCGCCCCTGCGGGACTCCCCCGGGATATTTACGCTCGGAAGATGGTCAGGCGGCCAGACCGCGGCCTTTGAGCAAAGCATCCACCCCCGGCATCCGCCCACGGAAAGCGGTGTAGAGATCGGCCGCATCCACCGATCCGCCCGAGGACAGCACGGTCTGTTCAAGACGGGCGGCGGTGGCGGGATCGAAAGGATCGCCTGCTTCCTCGAAGGCGGCGAAAGCGTCGGCGTCCATCACCTCGGACCACATATAGCTGTAATAGCCGCTGGAATAGCCGTCACCGGCGAAGACATGCGCGAAATGCGGCGTCGCGTGGCGCATGCCGATGGCGCGCGGCATCCCGATATCTGCAAGGATTTCCGCCTGCTTTTGCATCGGATCGGCGGGGGCAGGCCCGTCATGGAACCCCAGATCGACCAGCGCCGAGGCCACATATTCCACCGTCTGAAAGCCCATGTCGTAATTTGCCGCCCCCAGCATCCGTTGCAGCAGATCGGCAGGCATCGCAGCGCCCGTATCCGCATGGGTCGCGAATTCCGACAGGACAGCGGGCAGGCTGAGCCAATGTTCATAGAGCTGGCTGGGCAATTCCACGAAATCCCGCGCGACGGAGGTGCCGCTGATGCTTTCATAGGTTACATCCGACAGCATCTGGTGCAAAGCATGGCCGAATTCGTGAAACAAGGTCCGCGCGTCGTCAAAGGATAAAAGCGCGGGTTGGCCTGCCTCGGGTTTGGCAAAGTTGCACACGTTGATGACATGCGGGCGGGTGTCACCGCCCAGCCGTTTTTGCGACCGCATCGCCGAACACCAGGCCCCTGACCGTTTCGATCCGCGCGCGAAATAATCGCCGATGAAGACCGCGACATGCGCGCCATTGCGCGTGACCTCCCACATCCGCACATCGGCATGGTAGACGGGGCCGTCGATGGGGGTGAAATCCAGCCCGAACAGCCGGTTGGCACAGGCGAAGGCCGCGTCGATCATCCGGTCGAGTTGCAGATAGGGTTTGAGGGCGGCCTCATCCAGATCATGCAGCGCGCGGCGCCGTTTTTCAGCATAATAGCGCCAGTCCCAAGGTTCCAGCGGGCCTGTCTGCCCATCGGCATGCAGCATCTGTTCCAGGATCGCGGCATCAGCCTCGGCCGCGGCTTTGGCGGGGTGCCAGACCTGCATCAGCAGATCGCGCACCGCCGCAGGATGGCCCGCCATCTCGGTTTCCAGCTTGAAATCGGCAAAGCTCGCGTAGCCCAGCAGCGCCGCACGTTCTTGCCGCAGGGCCAGCGTTTCGGCCGCAATCGCGCGGTTGTCGGTCGCCCCGCCATTGGCCCCGCGCGCGCCCCAGGCGAGATAGGCCTTTTGCCGCAGATCGCGGCGCGCGGAAAATTGCAGGAACGGCACGATCAACGCGCGCGAAAGCGTGACGACAGGGCCGCCCAGGCCTTTTTCAGCCCCTGCCGCGCGGGCAGTTGCCAGCACGAAATCGGGCAGCCCGTCCAGATCATCCGCACCAAGCGGCATGACCCAGTCGCGTTCATCGGCCAGCAGGTTTTGTGTGAATTGCGTGCCCAGCACCGATAGCCGCGATTTCACCGCGCGCAGCCGGGCGGCGGCGTCCCCGTCCAGCAAGGCCCCCGCACGCAGAAAGCCACGCCGTGTCAGCATCAGCACGCGCTGTTGCTCGGCGGTCAGATCAAGCGTATCGCGGGCGGCCCAGAGCGCCTCTATCCGCGCGAAAAGCGCCTTGTTTTCGGAAATCTCGGAAGAATAGGCGCTGAGCAAGGGCGCGAAATCGCGCTGCAAAGCGTTGCGCGCGGGGGTGCTGTCGGCCCCTGCAAGGCTGTAGAACGCGCCCAGCACGCGGTTCAGCCCGGCATCAGCCAGTTCCAGCGCCGCGATCGTATTGGCAAAGTCAGGCGCATCGGGATTATCCGCAATCGCGGCGATATTGGCGCGCGACTGGGCCAGTGCGGCATCGACCGCAGGCGCGAAATCATCATCCGTGATCCGGTCAAAAGGCGGCAGGCCAAAGGGCGTGTCCCAATCGGACAGCAGCGGGTTGGTCATGGCGAAACTCCTGTCGATCGTGTCAGCCCCTTGCCCGCACAGACCGGGCAATCGGGCTGCGGCTTGATCGTGATGGTCCGGGTCTGGGCATAGAGCGCGTCATAGATCAGCAGCCGTCCGGCCAGGCTATCGCCGGCCTGGGTGATCCATTTGATCGCCTCGACCGCCATCATCGCGCCGATCACGCCGGGCAAAGGCCCCAGCACGCCCGCCTCGGCGCAGGAAGGGACCAGCGCGGCATCGGGGGCTTGGGGGAAGACGCAGGCATAGCAAGGGCTGCCATGGGCCGGATCATAGAGGCTGATCTGCCCTTCCCATTGCGTCAGCGCGGCCGCGATCAGCGGGATCCCTTGGGCCAGCGCCGTTTGGTTGACCAGATAGCGGGTGGCGAAATTGTCGCTGCCATCCAGCACCAGATCATAATCGGCGCAAAGCGCGGTTGCGATATCAGCCGTCAGCCGCCGGTGATAGGGGCGCACGGTCACGAACGGGTTCTGCGCCATCATGGCAGCAGCAGCGGAATGCACCTTGGGCATGCCGATATTCTTGTCGGGATGGATCACCTGCCGTTGCAGGTTGGTATTCTCGACAATGTCATCGTCGATCACGCCGATGGTGCCGACACCGGCGGCAGCCAGATATTGCAGCGCGGGCGCGCCCAGCCCGCCTGCCCCCACCACCAACACGCGCGCATCGCGCAAGGCCTTTTGCCCCGGCCCGCCGATTTCACGCAGCACGATATGGCGGGCATAGCGGTTCAGTTCCGTGTCCGAAAAGCTGCCGGGTTTCGCGGTGGGCGCAGCGACGGGCGTGACCCGCGCGCGCAGGCGGGCAAGGCCACGGCGATAGGCCGCAACGATGAAACCAAAGGCGATCAGCAGCCCCCATAGCCGCGCATCGCCCCCCGTCGCCATGCGCAAAGGATGGCCCGCAGGCAAGATCACATGCAGCATCATCACGCTGACCAAAAGGATGCCCAGCATCGTCCAGCGCGCGTGATACGGCGCTTTCATCGCGATGCCGATCCCCCAGAGGGCGGCGGCCATGGCACCCACCATGATCATGTGCCGGTGGACCCGAAACCGCCCGCGGCACGGGGGCTGTCCGACAGGGATTCAACCAACGTGAAATCCACCTGCACCACGGGGGCCACGACCATCTGGGCGATCCGCATGCCATGGGTGATCTGCACCGGATCGGTCCCGTGGTTCACCACGATCACCCCCACGGGGCCGCGATAATCACTGTCAATCGTGCCGGGCGCATTCAGCAGCGTCAGCCCCTGTTTCAGCGCCAGACCAGAGCGTGGGCGGATCTGCGCCTCATAGCCTTGGGGGATTTCCATCCGCAGCCCTGTGGGGATCAGCGCGCGCGCGCCGGGGGGCAGGTCAACCACGCCCCTGTCAGGCAGATTGGCGCGCAGATCAGCACCCGCCGCCCCGGCCGTTTCATAGCGGGGCAGGCCAAGCGAGCGGTCTGCCCCCGCGTCCCAAACCAGATTGATCATGCGATCTCCTGTGCGATACGTTGCGCCAGCTGGGCGGCCACGGCATCCTTGGTCATGCGTGGCCAGCTTTCGGCACCAGCCTCGGTGATCAGGGTCACGGCGTTTTCGCTGCCCCCCATGATGCCCGTCGCAGGGGATACGTCATTGGCGACGATCCAGTCGCAGCCTTTGCGCAGCCGCTTGGCGCTGGCATGGGCGATGACGTCATCGGTCTCGGCCGCAAAGCCCACGACCAGCGCCGGGCGGCCAGCGCCCATCTGCGATATCGTGGCCAGAATGTCGGGGTTTTCGGCGAATGCCAGCTGCGGCAGGCCAGTGGCTGTTTTCTTGATCTTGCTTGTGCCCGCATTGGCCACGCGCCAATCCGCGACGGCGGCGGCGAAAATGGCCGCATCGGCAGGTTTGGCGGCCTGCACGGCGGCCAGCATTTCGGCGGCGGTCTGCACGCGCACCACATGCACGCCGTCAGGGGGCGGCACATCGGCAGGACCAGTGACGAAAGTCACCTCTGCCCCAAGCCCCGCCAGCGCGCGCGCAATTGCCGTGCCCTGCGCGCCCGATGACCGGTTGGCGATATAGCGCACCGGGTCAATCGGTTCATGGGTGGGGCCGGATGTCACAAGAATATGCTTGCCCTGCAACGGCCCATCGGCCAGCGCGGCACTGATTGCGGAAATGATATCAGGGACTTCTGCCATGCGGCCGGGGCCAAATTCGCCGCAGGCCATCACGCCCTCATCCGGACCTGCCACCAGCACGCCATCAGCTTGCAAGGCCGCCAGATTGCGCTGCGTGGCGGGGTGGGTCCACATCCGCACATTCATTGCAGGCACGATCAGCACGCGTTTATCCGTGGCCAGCAGCAGGGTCGAGGCCAGATCATTCGCCAGCCCGCCCGCCATCTTTGCCATCAGATCGGCAGTGGCCGGGGCCACGACCACCAGATCGGCAGCGCGCGACAATTCGATATGGCCCATTTCGGCCTCGTCGGTCAGGTCGAACAGGTCCTGATAGACTTTGGACGCGGCCAGCGCCGACAAGCTGAGCGGGGTGACAAATTCCGCCCCCGCGCGGGTCAGCACAGGTGTCACCCGTGCGCCCTGATCGCGCAGGCGGCGCACAAGGTCGAGCGATTTGAAAGCAGCGATACCACCGCCCAGGATCAGCAGAATATGTCGCCCCGCCAGCATTGTCTTTCTCCGGTCAATTCCAGTCGGACCTTAGGGCGGAACCGACCGGAAAGACAATGTGGCGTATCAGGCAAAGAACGATTGAACTTCGGTGCTTTGCGCCTCGAGGCTTTTGCGCATCTTGCCAAAGGCCGCGGCCTCTAGCTGGCGGACACGTTCCTTGGACAGGCCGAGTTCGGACCCAAGGCTTTCCAGCGTGCGCGGATCGTCGCGCAGCTTGCGTTCGCGCACGATGAATTGTTCGCGGTCATTCAGCGCGGATAGCGCCGTGACCAGCCATTGGCGCAATGTGTCGGTGTCATGCGAATTCTCGACCTTTTCGGCGGCCTGCGGCGCGTCATCTTCCAGCGCGTCGATCCATTCGCGGCCTTCGTCATCGACTGATTGCGTGGCGTTCAGCGAAAAATCAGACCCCGACAGGCGGCCATCCATCATCTGCACGTCATGCAAGGGAACGCCGACCTCGATCGCGATCAGCTCGTGCAATTCATGCGTTTCGAGTGTGCGGCCTTCGGCGGCGGCTTCGCGTTCCAGACGGGCCTGCACGCGGCGCATGTTGAAAAACAGCGATTTCTGCGAAGAGGTGGACCCGGTGCGCACCATGGACCAATTGCGCATCACATAATCCTGGATCGAGGCCTTGATCCACCAGACCGCATAGGTCGAAAAGCGCACGCCACGGTCTGGGTCGAATTTGTCGGCGGCTTTCATCAGCCCGACCGATGCTTCTTGGATCAAATCATTCATCGGGGCGCCGTAGCGTTTGAATTTCGACGCCATGGAAATCGCCAACCGCATATAGGCGGTGATCAGCCGGTGCAGGGCTTGTTCATCGCGCTGGTCGCGCCAGGCATAGGCAAGGCGCAATTCGGTTTCAGCATCCAGCAATTCGGCCCGCATCGCGGTCCGTGACAGTGTTTGATCGGAATAACCACGAGCGGCCATTATTCTTCCCCCAGATTGTCGAGCTATGGATTAACTTTTCCTTATGTCCTTGTTACGAGAGCATTCTGAAAACGGATCACTTGAATATTCATGACAGCATTGCCAAAACTCACACTTGTCCTAGGCGGCGCGGCCTCTGGTAAATCCAGCTATGCCGAGGGGCTGATCGCCCAAAGCGGTCTGGCAAAGATTTATATCGCGACAGCACAGGTGTTTGACGATGAAATGGCGGCCAAGGTCGCGCGTCACCGTGATCTGCGCGGCAGCGGGTGGACCACTTTCGAGGAACCGCTGGACCCCGGTGCCATCTTGTCGCAGCACAAAGCGGATAGCGCGGTGCTGGTCGATTGCGCGACGCTCTGGCTGAGCAATGTGATGCTGGCCGACCAGGATGTGCCGGCCGCATCGGCGATTTTCGTGCAGGCGCTGGCGGATTGCGCGGCCCCTGTCGTTGTGGTGTCAAACGAGGTGGGGCAAGGCATTGTTCCCGATAATGCGCTGGCGCGGCGGTTTCGCAATGCGCAAGGCGCGCTTAATCAGGCGCTTGCGGCACAGGCCGACCGCGTCGTCGCGGTGATGGCGGGGCTGCCGCTGGTGCTGAAATGACGCGGCTTTGGTGGGTGCGACATGCGCCGACGCATGAAAAATCCTTTGTCGGCTGGCGCGATGTGCCTGCGGATCTGTCGGATACGGCGCTGATCGGGCGGGTCGCGGATCATCTGCCCGGCGATGCGGTGATCGTCGCCTCTGATCTGCAACGCGCCTCGGCCACGGCGGATGCTATCGGGCGGGGCCGCGCGCGCCTGCCCGATCTGCCACATCTGCGCGAGATGGATTTCGGGCTTTGGGACGGGATGGATTGGCGCGCTGTCGCCGCGCGCGACCCCGATCTCAGCCGCCGGTTCTGGGAAGAACCCGGCGATCTGCGCGCCCCCGAGGGCGAAAGCTGGAATGACGTCAGCGCCCGCGTGGCCGGCGTGGTCGATGACCTGACAATGCGTTTCGCTGGCCGTGATATCGTGCTGGTCGCGCATATGGGCGTGATCATGACCCAGATTCAGCGCGCCTCCGGCAGCACCGCCTATCAGGCGCTGGGGCACCAGATCGACAATCTGTCAGTGACACGCATGGCGCGCGACAGCACGGGCTGGACCCTGGGCGCGGTCAATCACTTGCCGTGATGGGGCAGATCACGCGATGTCGCTTTGCGCTGCCACGGGTGTCGGATAAGATCGGCGCATGACATATACAGTTTACATAGGTGATCGGTCATTCAGCAGCTGGTCCTTGCGCGGCTGGCTAATGCTGGAAAAGTTTGGCCTGCCCTATCAGACCCGCTTGGTCGGGCTTTACGCCGGGACAATGGCGGCAGAGCTGGCGCAAATCCCACCCGCGCGCACCGTGCCCGCAATGACGACACCCGAAGGCTTTGTTCTGACCGACAGCCTTGCCATGGCCGAGACCTTGGCCGAACGCCACCCAGAGCTGGCGCTCTATCCGCGCGATCCTGCCGCACGCGCGCTGGCACGCTCGATCTGCGCCGAAATGCACAGCGGTTTCAACGCCTTGCGCGGGCAATGTCCGCATATGATTACCCATGTCTGGGACGGTTTTGCGCCCTCCGATGCGGTGCTGGCCGATCTGGCCCGGATCGAGGATCTGTGGTCGCTGGCCCGCGCGCGGCACGGCGCGGACAGCCCGTGGCTGTTCGGGGATTACTCGCTGGCCGATGTGTTCTATGCGCCCGTGGCGATGCGGATCACCACCTACGGGCTGCCGGTCAGCGGCGCCGCACAGGCCTATGTCGATGCCCATCTGCACGATCCGGCGTTTCTGGACTGGCGCCGCGCGGCGCTTGCGGAAATCCACGACCCCTGGCCCTATCCGATGGATCTGCCGCGCCGCGACTGGCCCGTTAACCATTCCTAAACCGCCGCAAGCTACCCGTTAACCAAAAGCGGGAGCAGCGCATGGTCGCCATCGCCTATACAGTGGCCTTTGAAGGGATCGAGGCCCGTCTGGTCGAGGTGCAATGCGCCATCGCCCCCGGCGTGCCCGCCTTCAGCATCGTGGGCCTGCCGGACAAGGCCGTCTCCGAAGCCCGCGAAAGGGTGCGCGCGGCGCTGACGGCCATGGCCATCGCGCTGCCGTCGAAACGGATCACGATCAACCTTTCGCCCGCCGATCTGCCCAAGGAAGGGTCGCATTTCGACCTGCCCATCGCGCTGGCGCTGCTGGCGGCACTAGAGATCGTGCCGCGCGAAGAGGCCGCGCAAACCGTGGCGCTTGGGGAATTGTCGCTTGACGGCACGCTGGTCCCCGTGGTCGGCGCATTGCCCGCCGCGATGACCGCGGCCAGCGAAGGGCGGATGCTGCTGTGCCCCGCCGCCTGCGGGGCCGAGGCGGCCTGGGTCGGCGCGGCCAATGTCATCGCCCCCCGGAGCCTGGCCGCGATGGTGCGTCATTTCACCGGGCAAAACGTGATCGCACCCTCGGTGCCGGGCGAGGCACAAACCCTGACACGCAGCCGCGATTTCGCGGAAGTGAAGGGCCAGGAACGCGCCAAACGCGCGCTGGAAATCGCCGCCGCCGGGCGGCATCACCTGTTGCTGGTCGGCGCGCCGGGGTCGGGCAAATCCATGCTGGCCGCGCGGATCGCGGGCATCCTGCCGCCCCTGTCCCCTGCCGAGGCGCTGGAAACCTCGATGATCCATTCGCTGGCGGGGCTGCTGGATGATGGCGGGATCAACCGCGAACGCCCGTTTCGCGAACCGCATCACACGGCCTCGATGGCGGCCATCGTCGGCGGCGGGCGCGGCGCCAAACCGGGCGAGATTTCGCTGGCGCATAACGGCGTGCTGTTCATGGACGAATTCCCCGAATTCCCCCGCACGGTGCTGGAAACCCTGCGCCAGCCAATCGAGACAGGCGAAGTCGTCGTCGCCCGCGCCAATGCGCATGTGCGCTATCCCTGCCGGTTCATGCTAGTCGCCGCCGCCAACCCCTGCAAATGCGGCTATCTGACCGACCCCGCCCGCGCCTGCACCCGCGCGCCAATTTGTGGCGAGGATTACATGGGCCGCATTTCCGGGCCCTTGATGGACCGCTTCGATCTGCGGGTCGAGGTGCCGCCGGTCGCATTTCAGGACCTCGATTTGCCGCAATCGGGCGACAGCTCTGCCGTGATTGCCGCGCGGATCGCGGCGGCGCGCGCGCGGCAGGCGACGCGGTTCGCAGGCCATGGCGAGGCGCGGGTCAATGCCGATGCCGAAGGCCATCTGCTGGAACAGATCGCGACACCCGATGCCGAAGGGCGCGCGCTGTTGTTGCGTGTGGCGGAGAAATTCGGCCTCTCGGCGCGCGGCTATCACCGGATCTTGCGGGTGGCGCGCACCATCGCCGATCTGGACGGGTCAGAGGCGGTGCACCGCCATCATGTGGCCGAGGCTGTCAGCTACCGGCTGGCCATGGCCAAAGAGGTCTAGGCCGCTTTCCCGTTCCTGCGGAACGGGATGCCTCCGGCGGGGATATTTCTACTCGGAAGAAAGAGGGGTGGCGCGGCGCGCCTCGATTGCCAGCCAGATCTTTTCGGCGATATTGACGCCGTCGAACCGTTCCAATTCCTGAATTCCCGTGGGCGAGGTCACGTTGATTTCGGTCAGCCAATCACCGATGACGTCGATACCGACGAAAACCTGCCCTTTTTCGCGCAAATGCGGCCCGATCCGGGCGCAGATTTCGCGGTCGCGGTCGGTCAGCGCCACCTTTTCAGGGCGTCCGCCGACATGCATGTTGGACCGTGTTTCACCCGCCGCAGGCACGCGGTTGATCGCGCCGACAGGTTCGCCATCGACCAGGATGATGCGCTTGTCACCCTTGGACACGGCGGGCAGGAATTGCTGCATGATCAGCGGTTCGCGGTTGATGCCTGCGAATAATTCATGCAGCGACGCAAGGTTCGCATCCCCCCCCGCCAGTTTGAACACACCCGCCCCGCCGTTGCCGTAAAGCGGTTTGAGGATGACATCGCCATATTCCGCGCGGAAGGCACGCAATGTCTGCAGATCGCGCGCGATCATCGTGGGCGGCGTGAGGTCGGGAAAATTCAGGACCAGCAGTTTTTCAGGCGAATTGCGCACCCAGAACGGATCATTGACCACCAGCGTATCGGGATGGATCATGTCAAGGATATGCGTCGTCGTGATATAGCCCATGTCAAAGGGCGGGTCCTGGCGCAGCCAGACCACATCCATGGCGCGCAGGTCCAGTTCGGCAGGGTCCCCAAGGCGGAAGTGATCGCCCTTGACGCGCTGCACCTGCAACGGCCAGCCCCGGGCGATCACCCGCCCGCGATCATAGGCCAGCTTGTCCGGCGTGTAATAGAACAGCGCATGCCCGCGCGCCTGCGCCTCTTCGGCGATGCGGAACGTGCTGTCGGCATCAATGTCGATCGGCCCGATCGGGTCCATCTGAAACGCGACTTTCAACGCCATGGTGCCACCTTTGTCAGAGAATGATACCGCTACATGCCGCAGCGCGCCGCCCGGCGCAATGGCGTGTTCACGCCTCCATAAAGGCGTTTTCGATCACGCTGACACCGCCGCGACCATCGACCAGCGCAAGATCAAAGCGCATATCGGTCAATTGCCCCCGTGGTTCGCCTGCCAAGAATTCCCCCGCGCTGGCGCAAAGCCGGTCCATCTGCCGCCGCCCCAGCCGTTGTGCCGCCGCGGCAAAGGTCCTGCTTTTCTTGACCTCGACAAAGACGACGGTATCCCCGTCGCGCATGACAAGATCGATTTCACCAGACTTGCCCCGCCAGCGGCGCGCAGCGACCTGATGCCGGCGCAGCGCGTAATCGCGTGCGACGATATCCTCTGCGGCCAGACCGCTGTAATAATTGGCATGGCCCATCATGCCCCATCCCCCAGCGCCAGTGCGATTTGATAGACCTGCCGACGCGGCAGGCCCAGCGCCCCTGCGACAACGGTTGCTGCATCTTTGACACGCATGGTTTTCATCGCCTCCTTCAACGCCTGTGTCACATCGCCATCGGCCACGGCGGTCGCGCCTGCACGCCCGACCAGCACGACCAATTCGCCTTTGACAATGCGATCCGCATAATGCGCGGTGACATCATCCAAAGTGCCGCGCGTGGTTTCTTCGAATCGTTTGGTCAGTTCCCGGCACACCACGACCTGCCGTTCACCGCCCAATGTATCGCGCAAACTTGCTAACATTTCGCCAACGCGTTTGGGGCTTTCATAAAAAACCAGCGTAAAGGGGACATCGCGCAGCGCCGCGATTTCGGTCTCGCGTTGTTGGCGCGCGGCGGGCAGGAAGCCGAT from Yoonia vestfoldensis encodes the following:
- a CDS encoding histidine phosphatase family protein; its protein translation is MTRLWWVRHAPTHEKSFVGWRDVPADLSDTALIGRVADHLPGDAVIVASDLQRASATADAIGRGRARLPDLPHLREMDFGLWDGMDWRAVAARDPDLSRRFWEEPGDLRAPEGESWNDVSARVAGVVDDLTMRFAGRDIVLVAHMGVIMTQIQRASGSTAYQALGHQIDNLSVTRMARDSTGWTLGAVNHLP
- a CDS encoding glutathione S-transferase; this translates as MTYTVYIGDRSFSSWSLRGWLMLEKFGLPYQTRLVGLYAGTMAAELAQIPPARTVPAMTTPEGFVLTDSLAMAETLAERHPELALYPRDPAARALARSICAEMHSGFNALRGQCPHMITHVWDGFAPSDAVLADLARIEDLWSLARARHGADSPWLFGDYSLADVFYAPVAMRITTYGLPVSGAAQAYVDAHLHDPAFLDWRRAALAEIHDPWPYPMDLPRRDWPVNHS
- a CDS encoding YifB family Mg chelatase-like AAA ATPase, producing MVAIAYTVAFEGIEARLVEVQCAIAPGVPAFSIVGLPDKAVSEARERVRAALTAMAIALPSKRITINLSPADLPKEGSHFDLPIALALLAALEIVPREEAAQTVALGELSLDGTLVPVVGALPAAMTAASEGRMLLCPAACGAEAAWVGAANVIAPRSLAAMVRHFTGQNVIAPSVPGEAQTLTRSRDFAEVKGQERAKRALEIAAAGRHHLLLVGAPGSGKSMLAARIAGILPPLSPAEALETSMIHSLAGLLDDGGINRERPFREPHHTASMAAIVGGGRGAKPGEISLAHNGVLFMDEFPEFPRTVLETLRQPIETGEVVVARANAHVRYPCRFMLVAAANPCKCGYLTDPARACTRAPICGEDYMGRISGPLMDRFDLRVEVPPVAFQDLDLPQSGDSSAVIAARIAAARARQATRFAGHGEARVNADAEGHLLEQIATPDAEGRALLLRVAEKFGLSARGYHRILRVARTIADLDGSEAVHRHHVAEAVSYRLAMAKEV
- the gshB gene encoding glutathione synthase; translation: MALKVAFQMDPIGPIDIDADSTFRIAEEAQARGHALFYYTPDKLAYDRGRVIARGWPLQVQRVKGDHFRLGDPAELDLRAMDVVWLRQDPPFDMGYITTTHILDMIHPDTLVVNDPFWVRNSPEKLLVLNFPDLTPPTMIARDLQTLRAFRAEYGDVILKPLYGNGGAGVFKLAGGDANLASLHELFAGINREPLIMQQFLPAVSKGDKRIILVDGEPVGAINRVPAAGETRSNMHVGGRPEKVALTDRDREICARIGPHLREKGQVFVGIDVIGDWLTEINVTSPTGIQELERFDGVNIAEKIWLAIEARRATPLSSE
- a CDS encoding YraN family protein, which gives rise to MMGHANYYSGLAAEDIVARDYALRRHQVAARRWRGKSGEIDLVMRDGDTVVFVEVKKSRTFAAAAQRLGRRQMDRLCASAGEFLAGEPRGQLTDMRFDLALVDGRGGVSVIENAFMEA
- the rsmI gene encoding 16S rRNA (cytidine(1402)-2'-O)-methyltransferase, which codes for MNHQTKPLSAGLYFVATPIGSARDITLRALDILASADLIAAEDTRTARKLMEIHGVPLNGRKVVAFHDHSGEGAVDRLVADMVAGKSVAYVSEAGTPLVADPGYELGKAAIAAAMPVTAAPGASALLAALTVSGLPTDRFAFIGFLPAARQQRETEIAALRDVPFTLVFYESPKRVGEMLASLRDTLGGERQVVVCRELTKRFEETTRGTLDDVTAHYADRIVKGELVVLVGRAGATAVADGDVTQALKEAMKTMRVKDAATVVAGALGLPRRQVYQIALALGDGA